From the genome of Streptomyces spinoverrucosus:
GCCGTACTGCATGGTGCACATGCTGTCCCGGGCCACCGGCGCGAACACGTCCCGCCCCCACCGGGTCTCCCGCTCCAGCGCCCGACACGCCCCGCCCGCGTCCGGGTGGCTCCCGCCACTCGGATGGCACTGCACCTCGAAGCTCCCATCCGCACCACTGCTCACACCACTGACGGTGACGGTGAGGTGATCGGCGTCGGTGTGGTGGAGCCCGCGGTGCTGGCCGAGGAAGGGCGAGGGCACGG
Proteins encoded in this window:
- a CDS encoding SSI family serine proteinase inhibitor codes for the protein MSLSLPRLALAAGASLAALTSLSAAPADAAVPSPFLGQHRGLHHTDADHLTVTVSGVSSGADGSFEVQCHPSGGSHPDAGGACRALERETRWGRDVFAPVARDSMCTMQYGGPATARVTGTWAGRPVDATFDRSNGCEIARWDRLVPFLPEARA